From one Lycium ferocissimum isolate CSIRO_LF1 chromosome 7, AGI_CSIRO_Lferr_CH_V1, whole genome shotgun sequence genomic stretch:
- the LOC132062549 gene encoding annexin D4-like — protein sequence MATSNEFKAFSKALSGHNNTSGQQTATSNEFGALTKAFSGLGVDEKSFISILGKWDTKQRQFYRKNTQEFFKEDERQFERWDEAHVLQIRQEFLRLKDAVVVYTMHPWERDARLFKEALVKEGQPQLHIIIETAATRSSEQLLGARRGYHSLFEHSIEEDIASHVHSPQRKLLVALVSSYRYEGPKVNEELAKSEAKEFLKAIKDGGKKELIEDEEVVRILSTRSKLHLKALYAYYKELSGNYLDEDLGGNLILKQTVQCLCKPQTYFSKVLDASLRLDVDEPARDSVTRVIATRADEDINQIAEDFDKRFGTTLTNKIEEIANGSYKEFLLTLVAKSA from the exons ATGGCAACCTCCAATGAGTTTAAGGCTTTCTCCAAGGCTTTATcag GTCATAACAACACAAGTGGTCAACAAACAGCAACCTCTAATGAGTTTGGAGCTCTCACCAAGGCTTTCTCAG GACTTGGAGTTGATGAGAAGTCCTTCATATCAATACTGGGAAAGTGGGACACAAAGCAAAGGCAATTCTATAGGAAGAACACTCAAGAATTCTTCAAAGAGGATGAACGCCAATTTGAGAGATGGGATGAAGCACATGTTCTCCAAATTCGCCAAGAGTTTTTACGTCTCAAG GATGCAGTGGTGGTGTACACGATGCATCCATGGGAGAGAGATGCTAGACTGTTTAAGGAGGCATTggtgaaagaaggtcaacctcAACTTCATATTATTATTGAGACTGCTGCCACTAGATCTTCTGAACAACTTTTGGGAGCAAGAAGAGGTTATCATTCCCTCTTTGAACACTCAATTGAGGAAGACATTGCCTCCCATGTCCACTCTCCTCAAAGGAAG CTTTTAGTAGCCCTGGTGAGTTCATACCGTTACGAAGGGCCAAAAGTTAACGAAGAACTTGCAAAATCTGAGGCCAAGGAGTTCCTAAAGGCCATTAAAGATGGTGGAAAGAAGGAGCTTATTGAAGATGAAGAAGTTGTGAGGATATTATCAACAAGAAGCAAGCTCCATCTCAAGGCTCTTTATGCCTATTACAAGGAACTCAGTGGCAATTATTTGGATGAG GACCTTGGTGGCAACTTGATTTTAAAACAAACAGTACAATGCCTTTGTAAACCTCAAACATACTTCAGCAAG GTTTTGGATGCATCACTGAGACTAGATGTGGATGAGCCAGCCAGAGACTCTGTGACTAGAGTCATTGCTACAAGAGCTGATGAAGATATCAACCAAATTGCTGAAGACTTTGACAAGAGATTTGGAACTACTCTGACTAACAAGATTGAGGAAATTGCTAATGGAAGTTACAAGGAGTTCTTGCTTACTTTAGTTGCTAAATCAGCCTAA
- the LOC132062550 gene encoding annexin D3-like, with product MGSLLVPDVVPSPNQDAETLRNSFKGYFFGLGTDEKAIITVLGHRNASQMKKIKEEYEQLYNKSLIDDLHSELSGDFRKAVILWAYDPPERDARLVNEVLNSWIHDITRLQVIVEIACASTPDHLVAVRQKYCDLFGCSLEEDIIAHVSPPVQKVLVSLVSSYRYDKELVDHSTANLEASKLHEATRTKQLDCDELVLILSTRNMHQLKATFQCYKQNYGFSIYQDISNCGEGLSESIWKVVILCIESPEEHFAEVVKVSTEGLGTDEDSLTRAIITRAEIDMIKVKEEYVKMKNTTLEYAVADDTSGYYREFLMTLLGANDTSF from the exons ATGGGGAGTCTCTTAGTACCAGATGTTGTTCCTTCTCCAAACCAGGACGCTGAAACACTCAGGAATTCCttcaaaggatattttttcG GACTGGGAACTGATGAGAAGGCGATAATAACGGTTTTGGGACATAGAAATGCAAGCCAGatgaagaaaatcaaagaagaaTATGAGCAGCTTTATAACAAATCCCTTATTGATGATCTTCATTCTGAATTATCTGGTGATTTCAGG AAAGCGGTGATCCTCTGGGCTTATGATCCTCCTGAAAGAGATGCGAGGCTAGTGAATGAGGTCTTAAATTCATGGATACATGACATAACCCGCCTGCAAGTGATAGTAGAGATAGCTTGTGCATCAACTCCTGATCATCTTGTTGCTGTGAGACAAAAATACTGTGACCTCTTTGGCTGCTCACTTGAAGAGGATATCATTGCACATGTCTCTCCTCCAGTCCAAAAG GTACTAGTCAGTCTAGTCAGTTCCTACAGATATGACAAGGAATTGGTCGACCATAGTACTGCTAATCTAGAGGCTTCGAAGCTTCATGAAGCCACTAGAACAAAACAATTAGATTGTGATGAACTCGTCCTGATACTCAGCACAAGGAACATGCATCAGCTTAAGGCAACTTTCCAGTGCTATAAGCAAAACTATGGATTCTCCATTTATCAG GATATATCGAATTGCGGTGAAGGTCTTTCAGAATCTATCTGGAAAGTGGTTATCTTGTGCATAGAATCCCCAGAGGAGCATTTTGCTGAG GTCGTAAAGGTCTCCACCGAGGGGCTAGGAACTGATGAGGATTCTTTGACTAGAGCCATTATAACTAGAGCTGAAATTGATATGATCAAAGTTAAGGAAGAATATGTCAAAATGAAGAATACTACTCTTGAATATGCTGTAGCTGATGACACATCAGGTTACTACAGGGAGTTCCTGATGACCCTGCTTGGGGCCAATGACACTAGCTTCTAG